In Gracilimonas sp., a single window of DNA contains:
- a CDS encoding SDR family oxidoreductase gives MFKEDTLSGKTILITGGGSGLGLAMAKGFAKTGADIAICGRTEKKLQKAVKDIEEQREGAVARYYQCDVRDFDGVTSMFEQIIDDFGSLEGLVNNAAGNFLSASEDLTPGGFKAIVDIVLHGSFNCTHTFGNYLIDNKKEGTILNMVTTYAEGTGCAFVLPSACSKAGVLAMTRSLAFEWATYGIRLNAIAPGPFPTEGAWSRLVPKKVLEKKFRDKIPLKRYGEHEELANLAIFLMSDLSSYMTGECVVIDGGERLQAGQFNFIDGLMSRSKLKKLFKAMKP, from the coding sequence ATGTTTAAAGAAGACACGTTATCGGGAAAAACCATTTTAATAACCGGCGGGGGCAGCGGTCTTGGGTTGGCTATGGCCAAAGGGTTTGCTAAAACCGGTGCCGATATCGCCATTTGTGGAAGAACAGAAAAGAAGCTCCAAAAAGCAGTTAAAGACATAGAAGAACAGCGGGAGGGAGCAGTAGCCAGGTATTATCAATGCGATGTCAGGGATTTTGATGGGGTAACATCAATGTTTGAACAAATAATCGACGATTTTGGCTCTTTAGAAGGGCTGGTGAATAATGCAGCGGGAAATTTCCTGTCGGCTTCGGAAGATTTAACACCCGGGGGATTCAAGGCAATTGTGGATATTGTACTTCATGGCAGCTTCAATTGTACCCATACCTTTGGGAATTACCTGATCGACAACAAAAAGGAAGGCACCATTTTAAACATGGTAACTACCTACGCCGAAGGTACCGGCTGTGCATTTGTGCTTCCTTCGGCTTGCAGTAAAGCAGGGGTTTTAGCAATGACAAGATCCCTGGCTTTTGAATGGGCTACCTATGGAATTCGGTTAAATGCTATTGCCCCGGGGCCATTTCCTACGGAAGGGGCATGGTCGCGCTTAGTCCCAAAAAAGGTATTGGAAAAGAAATTCAGGGATAAAATTCCCTTAAAAAGATATGGCGAGCATGAGGAGCTCGCCAATCTTGCAATTTTTCTAATGTCTGACCTTTCGTCTTATATGACCGGAGAATGTGTGGTCATTGACGGTGGTGAACGGCTTCAGGCAGGTCAGTTTAACTTTATAGACGGACTGATGTCGCGAAGTAAACTGAAAAAGTTATTTAAGGCTATGAAGCCGTAA
- a CDS encoding TIGR00725 family protein, with protein sequence MDHKRIIGIMGPGEGAATSDKEVAFELGKSLAGMNCYILTGGRATGVMEAAMKGAKSAGGTTIGILPTEDGSHQSEYVDIPIKTGMGSARNNINVLTADVVVGIGIGPGTTSEIVLAMKAKKPIILLNQTNETLRFFLNFNYQSLYQTNSVKETIETIRQII encoded by the coding sequence ATGGATCATAAACGAATTATTGGCATTATGGGCCCCGGGGAAGGGGCCGCAACCTCCGACAAGGAAGTGGCCTTTGAGCTTGGAAAATCATTAGCCGGGATGAATTGCTATATTTTGACCGGAGGAAGAGCCACCGGAGTCATGGAGGCGGCAATGAAAGGAGCAAAATCCGCCGGAGGAACTACGATTGGTATTTTGCCCACCGAAGATGGAAGCCATCAATCTGAATACGTTGACATCCCCATTAAAACCGGGATGGGCAGTGCACGAAATAATATCAATGTGCTTACTGCCGATGTAGTGGTAGGAATAGGAATTGGGCCGGGAACAACTTCAGAAATTGTACTGGCTATGAAAGCAAAGAAGCCAATCATACTTCTTAATCAAACCAATGAAACATTAAGATTCTTTCTCAACTTTAACTACCAATCACTATATCAGACTAATTCTGTAAAGGAAACTATCGAGACAATCCGACAAATTATTTAA
- a CDS encoding BlaI/MecI/CopY family transcriptional regulator: MRKSLTPLGESEMEILHHVWELGEATVAQVKERILKERKVAYTTVMTIMKNLNDKGYLKYRKDGATYVYSARKKPEDVQSSLVSGLVDKVFKGSTTALVQTLVKGENLSEDELKELRNMIDDMEDK, translated from the coding sequence ATGAGAAAATCACTGACACCCCTTGGAGAATCGGAAATGGAAATCCTGCATCACGTGTGGGAACTGGGAGAAGCCACGGTGGCCCAGGTTAAAGAACGTATTCTTAAAGAACGTAAAGTAGCCTATACCACAGTTATGACTATTATGAAAAACCTCAATGACAAAGGCTACCTGAAATACCGGAAAGACGGGGCAACCTATGTTTACAGTGCCCGCAAAAAGCCGGAAGATGTACAATCCAGCCTGGTTTCCGGATTGGTTGATAAAGTATTTAAAGGCTCAACAACGGCTTTGGTACAAACGTTGGTAAAGGGTGAAAACCTGAGTGAAGACGAATTAAAGGAACTCCGGAACATGATTGACGATATGGAGGATAAGTAA
- a CDS encoding serine hydrolase produces MPKTFLCWLAAGIIFMIIGCTQSVNNIEHLESQINERLDGLSGDFAVAFMNLSDTSETILINEREMFHAASTMKTPVMIELYKQVDAGEFSLDDSILVKNEFRSIVDGSDYQMSVNEDSEGELYDLIGKKRTIRDLMYDMITMSSNLATNILIEKVNAENVTETMRSYGADSIMVLRGVEDIKAFEQGLSNRTTAYDEMKIYSKIGTGEAVSEEASEQMIGILEEQKFNEMIPALLPADVQVAHKTGWITGVNHDAGIITLPTGERYVLVLLSKNASDREEVLSAFSDISKMVYDFVVQ; encoded by the coding sequence ATGCCCAAAACGTTTCTTTGTTGGTTAGCCGCAGGAATCATTTTTATGATCATCGGTTGTACACAGTCTGTCAATAATATTGAGCATTTAGAATCTCAAATAAATGAACGTCTTGATGGCCTGTCCGGTGATTTTGCCGTGGCATTCATGAACCTGTCAGATACTTCTGAGACGATTCTGATAAATGAAAGGGAAATGTTTCATGCTGCCAGCACCATGAAAACTCCTGTGATGATTGAATTATATAAGCAAGTTGACGCCGGGGAGTTTTCGCTGGATGATTCTATTCTTGTAAAAAATGAATTCCGCAGCATTGTAGATGGCAGTGACTATCAAATGTCGGTTAATGAAGACAGTGAGGGCGAACTGTATGATTTGATTGGTAAAAAAAGGACCATCAGGGATTTAATGTATGATATGATAACCATGAGCAGTAATCTTGCAACTAATATCTTAATTGAAAAAGTGAACGCGGAAAACGTAACGGAAACAATGCGCAGTTACGGAGCGGACAGCATTATGGTATTGCGGGGTGTAGAAGATATCAAAGCGTTTGAACAGGGATTGAGTAATCGTACAACGGCTTATGATGAAATGAAGATTTATAGCAAAATCGGCACCGGTGAAGCGGTCAGTGAAGAAGCTTCAGAGCAAATGATCGGAATTTTAGAGGAGCAAAAGTTTAATGAAATGATCCCTGCCTTGCTCCCTGCTGACGTGCAAGTGGCTCATAAAACAGGGTGGATTACCGGGGTAAATCATGATGCCGGTATAATAACTTTACCCACCGGTGAGCGCTATGTGTTGGTTCTGCTTTCAAAAAATGCATCCGACAGGGAGGAAGTACTTTCTGCTTTTTCTGATATTTCTAAAATGGTTTATGATTTTGTTGTCCAATAA
- a CDS encoding M56 family metallopeptidase, whose translation MYELIYYLKEFGNNSLDYIWFPLVIWTLCCGLAFIVLKNRKKLNPLFHYHLRTAALLSLPFGIGISALMSKIPQWFAASNIETAFFVVYNPIEIVPSGGNSGAETAAINWMEPSLLIGIGTVFIALGSLFMLGRLISSYVALKTLYKNLNVTELQEVTTSGLSQRNSIKLAFHDHPLVPFTFGWKQPVIVLPKILQHEPEKFEMALQHELIHIKRGDYLLQLALSMIESLFWFHPLIHYGNKEIDAYREISCDQEVLSKSDFSIKSYANLLYELVPLSSGAERLSVSMAVKNSTLKKRIKTMKYHKLHKASFRQSIAFLMLMIVGITLPIACSDLRGPQSLSEEELENTRFQVSGLELEINGENVIESEPGVGFTTTGIAAFILNAKDYGVFKISPVQFKEGMKAGKIDGDNISFTINELNVVVKSTEDVLPEINSQVDVWVEHYPAAIKGFSHGVASPFKSLDDYVSEYISSVDQTKEDYFVVVEEMPVLIGGMKSLQSKVEYTDLARRAGIEGRVTVQFIVNENGDVENPQVVRGIGGGLDESALAAVREAKFEPGIQRGKPVRVQYAVSINFRLEDSDFSTSENAIQREQGTGLNR comes from the coding sequence ATGTATGAACTGATCTACTACCTTAAAGAATTTGGCAACAACAGCCTAGACTACATTTGGTTTCCCTTGGTGATATGGACCCTCTGCTGCGGACTTGCATTCATTGTCTTAAAAAACCGAAAGAAACTGAATCCCCTATTTCATTATCACTTGAGAACTGCTGCGTTATTGTCGCTGCCGTTCGGAATTGGTATATCTGCCTTAATGAGCAAGATCCCTCAGTGGTTTGCAGCATCAAATATTGAGACCGCTTTTTTTGTGGTTTACAATCCTATTGAGATAGTACCCTCAGGCGGTAATTCAGGAGCTGAAACTGCAGCTATTAACTGGATGGAACCGTCTCTTTTAATCGGGATCGGAACGGTATTCATTGCTTTGGGTTCACTGTTTATGCTAGGCAGGCTGATCAGCAGTTATGTGGCTTTGAAAACCTTATACAAGAATTTAAATGTGACCGAACTTCAGGAAGTAACCACATCCGGGTTATCCCAAAGAAATTCTATAAAACTGGCTTTTCATGACCATCCCCTGGTACCCTTTACCTTTGGATGGAAACAGCCGGTGATTGTGCTGCCCAAAATCTTGCAGCATGAACCGGAAAAATTTGAGATGGCCCTGCAGCACGAACTCATCCATATAAAACGGGGCGATTACCTGTTGCAGCTGGCTTTGTCCATGATTGAGTCCCTGTTTTGGTTCCACCCGCTTATCCACTACGGAAATAAAGAAATTGATGCCTATCGTGAAATTTCCTGTGACCAGGAAGTGCTTTCCAAATCCGACTTCTCCATAAAATCCTACGCCAACCTCTTATATGAATTAGTTCCGCTCAGCAGTGGCGCAGAAAGGTTGTCAGTGAGCATGGCGGTCAAAAACTCAACCTTAAAAAAACGGATTAAAACCATGAAGTATCACAAACTACACAAAGCATCCTTCCGGCAAAGCATCGCCTTTTTGATGCTGATGATCGTTGGAATTACCCTTCCCATTGCCTGCTCAGATCTGAGAGGGCCTCAAAGCCTATCCGAAGAAGAATTAGAGAATACGAGATTTCAAGTTTCAGGACTTGAGTTAGAAATTAATGGTGAAAATGTTATTGAATCTGAACCCGGAGTTGGATTTACAACAACTGGAATTGCAGCCTTCATCCTCAATGCAAAAGACTATGGTGTTTTTAAAATTTCACCTGTTCAATTCAAAGAAGGCATGAAGGCAGGTAAAATAGATGGAGACAATATTTCATTTACAATTAATGAATTAAATGTAGTCGTTAAATCGACAGAAGATGTGCTTCCTGAGATAAACAGTCAGGTTGATGTTTGGGTAGAACACTATCCTGCAGCCATAAAAGGATTCTCTCATGGCGTTGCCAGTCCTTTCAAATCACTTGACGATTATGTTTCTGAATACATTTCGTCAGTTGATCAAACAAAAGAGGATTATTTCGTAGTAGTGGAAGAAATGCCGGTTCTTATTGGTGGTATGAAATCCCTACAAAGTAAAGTAGAATATACTGATTTGGCCCGAAGAGCAGGAATTGAAGGTCGCGTAACGGTACAGTTTATCGTAAATGAAAACGGCGACGTAGAGAACCCACAGGTAGTTCGCGGTATTGGCGGCGGACTTGATGAATCAGCCCTTGCAGCCGTCCGTGAAGCTAAATTCGAACCGGGCATACAAAGAGGTAAACCGGTACGTGTTCAATATGCTGTATCTATTAATTTTCGTTTAGAGGATTCAGATTTTTCTACCTCCGAAAACGCTATCCAGCGAGAACAAGGCACCGGATTAAACCGATAA
- a CDS encoding SusD/RagB family nutrient-binding outer membrane lipoprotein — protein MKIFSKQILIFCITTVFFLTGCEGFLDINDDPNNPTEAPPQGLMTNVTYETAQNMYRMGSITSYYVQYLASPNQASATDVHEAVSYGNQWFRLYDVMTDLTDLENLAEEQGATQYVGIAKILKALNLATLVDVWGDAPYSQAFFAETLNPEYDSQQNLYDEVFTLLEDGLTQLQAGNSTIVAGNEDFIYGGDITRWERLAYMLQARYLNHYSKQASYDPDAVLAALDDGFQSNDDDAQVTYFEEQVNPWASVAIANAGLILGGWMSEQIVGHMNGDIYGVVDPRIEMFMSTNDNGDYVGVRNGEGRGNAPEQGAFSVLTTDGFYSARTAPVVVASYAEQKFIEAEAALRATPSQTTRAYQAYMDGIEAHMDKVGVAEADKQLYMNNPVVDVGELNLTIDHIMKEKYVAMFLHPESWVDARRYDYSYDDMIPPANSALGGDWVRRFIYPESETQRNGENVPSITQTDNLFWDQ, from the coding sequence ATGAAGATATTTTCCAAACAAATTCTGATTTTTTGTATCACAACGGTATTCTTTTTGACCGGATGTGAGGGATTTCTCGATATTAATGATGATCCAAATAACCCTACAGAAGCTCCGCCACAGGGGCTGATGACAAATGTAACCTATGAGACTGCCCAAAACATGTATCGCATGGGGAGTATAACTTCCTATTATGTACAGTACCTGGCTTCTCCTAATCAAGCAAGTGCAACAGATGTGCATGAAGCCGTAAGCTATGGAAATCAGTGGTTTCGATTGTATGATGTCATGACTGATCTTACTGATTTAGAGAACTTGGCAGAGGAACAAGGTGCTACTCAGTATGTAGGAATAGCCAAAATTCTTAAAGCATTAAATCTGGCTACCTTAGTTGATGTCTGGGGAGACGCTCCCTATTCACAAGCATTTTTTGCTGAAACACTGAACCCGGAGTATGACAGTCAGCAAAATCTCTATGATGAAGTTTTTACTTTATTGGAGGATGGATTGACTCAGCTTCAGGCAGGTAATTCTACAATTGTTGCCGGAAATGAAGATTTCATTTATGGCGGCGATATTACCAGGTGGGAACGGTTAGCTTATATGCTTCAGGCACGGTACCTGAATCATTACAGCAAACAAGCATCATATGATCCTGATGCCGTTCTTGCAGCATTGGATGACGGCTTTCAAAGTAATGATGATGATGCACAAGTAACCTACTTTGAAGAGCAGGTAAATCCTTGGGCTTCTGTTGCAATTGCCAATGCTGGATTGATACTTGGTGGCTGGATGTCAGAACAAATAGTTGGTCATATGAATGGTGATATTTACGGAGTGGTAGATCCCCGTATCGAAATGTTTATGAGTACAAATGATAATGGGGATTATGTTGGAGTTCGTAACGGTGAGGGAAGAGGTAATGCTCCCGAACAAGGTGCCTTTTCGGTGTTAACAACCGATGGTTTTTATTCGGCACGCACCGCACCGGTTGTTGTTGCCTCATATGCTGAGCAAAAATTCATAGAAGCAGAAGCTGCTTTGAGGGCAACTCCATCTCAAACAACACGTGCCTATCAAGCTTATATGGATGGCATTGAAGCTCATATGGATAAAGTAGGCGTAGCTGAAGCGGATAAGCAGTTATATATGAATAATCCGGTTGTAGATGTTGGGGAACTTAACCTGACTATTGATCATATTATGAAAGAAAAGTATGTGGCAATGTTCCTTCATCCAGAGTCGTGGGTGGATGCGCGGCGTTACGATTATTCTTATGATGATATGATTCCACCGGCTAACAGTGCCCTGGGAGGAGATTGGGTCAGGCGCTTTATTTACCCTGAGTCAGAAACCCAGCGGAACGGCGAAAATGTACCGAGTATAACCCAGACTGATAATCTGTTCTGGGATCAGTAA
- a CDS encoding replication-associated recombination protein A — protein sequence MDLFEEKKSGASQSSSQKENPQYSEPLATRMRPQSLDEFAGQEHLVGEGKMLRRMIESGIIGSLIFYGPPSSGKTTLAHVISREIKAQFEVINAVLDGIKELRNVVDKAEKLRKLNGRKTILFVDEIHRWNKAQQDALLPHLESGIITLVGATTENPFYSLVNPLLSRCQLFELYPLTMDEVKLMLNRALDDEERGLGKKEIMVTDDAFNHLAEMAGGDIRNALNALEVAVLSSTPDESGQVNITLDIAKESIQRRNVRYDRTGDEHYHYASAFIKSMRGSDPDAALYWMNAMLEGGDDPNFIFRRMFIFASEDIGLAEPNAITIVNSCQEAFMKCGMPEGMYFLSHACLYLSMAPKSNSTGAIFGVKREISEKGVKDIPPYLKDKTANKLGAKHLGVENASDEYKYPHDYPHNWVNQQYLPDALKNKKWYKAGNQGREALLWKKWQEIKKNDTDSSK from the coding sequence ATGGATCTCTTCGAAGAAAAAAAATCCGGCGCTTCACAATCTTCTTCACAGAAAGAAAATCCGCAGTACAGCGAGCCTTTAGCAACCCGAATGCGTCCGCAATCACTGGACGAGTTCGCCGGGCAGGAACATTTGGTGGGAGAAGGGAAGATGCTTCGAAGGATGATCGAGAGCGGGATTATTGGATCACTTATATTTTATGGCCCGCCAAGTTCCGGAAAGACCACGCTGGCTCATGTGATATCGAGAGAGATTAAAGCTCAGTTTGAAGTCATCAATGCAGTGCTGGATGGTATCAAGGAACTGCGGAATGTGGTAGATAAAGCAGAAAAACTTAGGAAACTGAATGGACGAAAGACCATCCTTTTTGTGGATGAGATCCATCGCTGGAATAAAGCACAACAGGATGCACTGCTCCCTCATTTGGAATCAGGTATCATTACCCTGGTTGGGGCAACTACAGAAAATCCTTTTTATTCGCTGGTGAATCCGTTGCTTTCCAGGTGCCAGCTTTTTGAGCTTTATCCCCTGACTATGGACGAAGTAAAGCTGATGTTAAACAGAGCACTTGACGATGAAGAACGAGGCTTAGGTAAAAAAGAGATTATGGTTACGGACGACGCTTTTAATCACCTGGCCGAGATGGCCGGAGGGGATATCCGAAACGCCTTAAATGCCCTGGAAGTAGCTGTACTTTCCAGTACACCGGATGAAAGCGGGCAAGTCAATATTACCCTGGATATTGCCAAAGAAAGTATTCAGCGACGCAATGTTCGCTATGACCGGACCGGGGACGAGCACTATCACTACGCTTCAGCTTTCATTAAATCCATGCGTGGTTCTGATCCGGATGCGGCTTTATACTGGATGAACGCGATGCTGGAAGGGGGAGATGATCCGAATTTTATTTTCCGGCGCATGTTCATTTTTGCAAGTGAAGATATAGGATTGGCTGAACCCAACGCCATCACGATTGTAAATTCCTGTCAGGAAGCTTTTATGAAATGTGGAATGCCGGAGGGAATGTACTTTTTATCGCATGCCTGTTTGTATTTGAGTATGGCTCCAAAAAGCAACAGTACTGGAGCTATTTTTGGGGTAAAACGAGAAATCAGTGAAAAGGGTGTGAAGGATATACCGCCTTATCTAAAAGATAAAACCGCAAACAAATTGGGAGCCAAACATCTTGGTGTTGAAAATGCTTCCGATGAATACAAGTATCCGCACGACTATCCGCATAACTGGGTAAATCAACAATACCTTCCGGATGCTTTAAAAAACAAAAAATGGTACAAAGCAGGAAATCAAGGCAGGGAAGCATTGCTATGGAAAAAATGGCAGGAAATTAAGAAAAATGATACCGACAGCAGTAAATAA
- a CDS encoding PspC domain-containing protein, producing the protein MPAKLRKSRTDKMLAGVCGGFAEYLGWDATLVRIIFALILVSSFGTAVLAYFILAIVMPD; encoded by the coding sequence ATGCCAGCTAAACTCAGAAAATCACGTACCGATAAAATGCTTGCAGGCGTTTGCGGAGGCTTTGCGGAATATCTTGGATGGGATGCAACTCTTGTACGTATCATCTTTGCCCTTATATTGGTTTCCAGTTTTGGAACGGCCGTACTCGCTTATTTCATCCTGGCCATCGTAATGCCTGATTAA
- a CDS encoding SusC/RagA family TonB-linked outer membrane protein, translated as MQRLLLFVCVLGTFLFTILGSAQAQQRTITGTVTEVETNEPLPGVNVFVNDTNIGTSTNENGEYSLSRVPADADSLIFSFVGFQRLAVFIGNRSEINVTLRPTIQALTDVVVTSFGIEQERKELGYSTQQIDSENLTVGNQSNMVNALSGKVSGVEVTNTGGAPGRSSRIVIRGVNSLDPGADNQPLFVVDGVPIDNSTIESSGTPRGMSNRAADLNPNDIKSVNVLKGSAATALYGVRAANGAVIITTKRGQSGDTQIDLNSSIGFDRINAYPEFQEVYGQGFSFQHQPESFWPNWGAKIEDVRENINPDWQYYDIWRDAAQTGVQVDNSINVSGGNENATYYASVSNLQHEGVLPYGNWDRTSVRLSGDISPRENFTVQASANYINSGGNRVLGDRFMESMMYWAPTKDITDFEKEDGTMRGYYNNEGSGNNAIYQAKYWTYEDDVNRMVGNVTLNYSPTDWFNILYTLGSDYYSDQRTEIIPGPRGVENENVVSSTGAIEETRINSRDINSTLNLTFERDVTEKVSTRLRVGNDIFDRSFNNVVSTGRDFVTPLFYHLSNVRDISLSQTIRQRRLVGAYGDLMIDYDNFLYLNLTGRNDWSSTLPEDNRSFFYPSANIGFTFSDITDLPDYVTYGKLRASYSVVGKDAPVYATSNTYNTPGQFPLGGQVGFTRSNVRGSADLKPEQTTTLEFGTDLRFLDNRLRFDFTWYKSNSRDQIFDVPISNATGYTRIITNAGEIENKGIELQIEGRPVQTRDFVWDVAVNYSRNRSEVVEIADGINQILLGSSFGYAGSSASIQLTEGDPFGNIYGRSYERYYETGEPEDNIYLDKDRPIVIGDDGFPLINTDQKVLGNTQPDWIGSLRNDFSYKNFNLSFLIDAKWGQDVYSQYDNFFTAFGITKNTLNREDYHVFEGVTADGQPNTQEVWLGQGEDPEGRIDPNTGSVRNYGAGYHRNVKRRSTEEFVLDASYIKLRNIRLAYSLPQDLVTDLGLRRVTLSTTATNIILYTPFSGFDPESRAGGASSNAQGFTALDYPGVASFFFSVNLSL; from the coding sequence ATGCAACGATTATTACTATTTGTATGTGTTCTTGGAACATTTCTTTTCACAATCTTGGGATCAGCCCAGGCACAACAACGTACTATTACAGGTACGGTAACGGAAGTAGAGACCAATGAGCCTCTTCCCGGTGTTAACGTATTTGTCAATGATACAAATATAGGTACTTCAACAAACGAGAATGGTGAGTATTCTCTTTCAAGGGTGCCTGCAGATGCTGACTCTTTGATTTTTTCATTTGTCGGCTTTCAGCGCTTAGCAGTATTTATTGGCAACCGTTCTGAAATAAATGTAACACTGCGGCCCACGATTCAGGCATTGACTGATGTGGTTGTTACATCTTTTGGAATTGAACAAGAGCGAAAAGAACTGGGGTATTCTACCCAGCAGATCGACAGCGAAAACTTAACGGTCGGCAATCAATCTAATATGGTAAATGCTCTGAGCGGAAAAGTTTCAGGTGTAGAGGTTACAAATACAGGAGGGGCACCCGGTCGGAGTTCTCGTATTGTAATACGTGGGGTAAACTCCCTGGATCCCGGTGCAGATAACCAACCATTATTTGTTGTTGATGGTGTGCCGATTGATAACTCTACCATTGAGTCTTCAGGAACGCCTCGTGGAATGAGTAATCGTGCTGCAGACCTTAACCCAAATGATATAAAATCAGTAAACGTGCTTAAAGGATCAGCCGCTACAGCACTTTACGGAGTAAGGGCTGCGAATGGTGCGGTAATTATCACTACAAAGAGAGGACAATCCGGTGATACGCAGATTGATTTAAACAGCAGCATAGGGTTCGATCGAATCAATGCCTATCCTGAATTTCAGGAAGTTTACGGGCAGGGTTTTTCATTCCAGCATCAACCGGAAAGTTTTTGGCCTAACTGGGGCGCAAAAATTGAAGATGTACGTGAAAACATAAATCCTGACTGGCAGTATTATGATATATGGCGTGATGCGGCTCAAACAGGAGTACAGGTAGATAACTCAATAAATGTTTCCGGCGGCAATGAAAATGCAACCTACTATGCATCAGTTTCAAACCTTCAGCATGAAGGTGTACTTCCTTATGGAAATTGGGACAGGACATCAGTAAGATTATCCGGCGACATTTCTCCCCGGGAAAATTTCACGGTTCAAGCATCAGCAAATTATATAAATTCCGGCGGAAACCGTGTTTTAGGAGATCGGTTTATGGAATCTATGATGTACTGGGCTCCAACTAAGGATATTACCGATTTTGAAAAAGAAGATGGTACCATGCGCGGTTATTACAATAATGAAGGGTCCGGAAATAACGCGATTTATCAAGCTAAATACTGGACCTATGAAGATGATGTAAACCGTATGGTGGGGAATGTAACTTTAAACTACAGCCCTACCGATTGGTTTAATATCCTGTATACGCTTGGATCAGATTATTACAGTGATCAGCGTACCGAGATTATTCCCGGCCCCAGAGGTGTGGAGAATGAAAATGTGGTAAGCAGTACAGGTGCAATAGAAGAAACCCGCATAAACAGCCGTGACATCAATTCAACATTGAACCTTACCTTTGAAAGGGATGTGACTGAAAAAGTGAGTACCAGGCTTCGTGTTGGAAACGACATATTTGATAGAAGCTTTAACAATGTGGTTTCTACCGGGAGGGACTTTGTAACCCCGCTTTTCTATCATTTGAGTAATGTTCGGGATATATCTTTAAGTCAAACGATTCGTCAGCGCCGTCTTGTAGGTGCTTATGGTGATTTGATGATTGATTATGACAATTTCCTTTATTTAAACTTGACTGGCCGTAATGATTGGTCATCAACTTTGCCTGAAGATAACCGATCCTTTTTCTACCCATCTGCAAATATTGGGTTTACATTCAGTGATATAACGGATCTCCCGGATTATGTTACTTACGGAAAATTGAGAGCCTCTTATTCTGTAGTAGGTAAAGATGCACCCGTTTATGCTACCAGCAATACTTATAATACCCCCGGCCAGTTTCCTTTAGGTGGTCAGGTGGGCTTTACCCGTTCAAATGTTCGGGGTAGTGCTGATCTTAAGCCGGAACAAACAACGACTTTGGAATTTGGTACTGATTTGAGGTTTCTGGATAATAGGCTGAGGTTTGATTTTACCTGGTATAAGTCGAACAGTAGGGATCAGATATTCGATGTTCCAATTTCTAATGCAACCGGATATACCCGAATCATTACAAATGCCGGTGAAATTGAGAACAAAGGAATAGAGTTACAGATAGAAGGTCGCCCTGTACAGACACGTGATTTTGTTTGGGATGTGGCGGTTAACTACAGTCGAAACAGAAGTGAAGTGGTTGAAATAGCAGATGGGATTAATCAGATATTGTTGGGTTCCTCATTTGGTTATGCCGGAAGTTCTGCTTCAATTCAACTGACGGAAGGGGATCCATTTGGTAATATATATGGCCGAAGCTATGAGCGATATTATGAAACAGGTGAGCCGGAAGACAATATTTATCTTGATAAGGATCGCCCAATCGTTATTGGCGATGATGGTTTCCCTTTAATTAATACTGATCAAAAAGTATTAGGAAATACACAGCCAGATTGGATTGGAAGTCTTAGAAACGATTTTTCCTACAAAAATTTCAATCTTTCCTTTTTGATTGATGCCAAGTGGGGACAAGATGTTTATAGTCAGTATGACAACTTCTTTACAGCCTTCGGTATTACAAAAAATACTCTGAATCGAGAAGATTACCATGTTTTTGAAGGTGTTACAGCCGATGGTCAGCCAAATACTCAGGAGGTATGGCTAGGCCAAGGTGAAGACCCTGAAGGCCGGATTGATCCCAATACTGGTTCAGTAAGAAATTATGGAGCAGGGTATCATCGAAATGTGAAGCGAAGATCAACCGAAGAATTTGTTCTTGATGCTTCTTATATCAAGTTGCGAAATATTCGGTTGGCTTATTCTTTGCCACAGGATCTGGTCACTGATTTAGGGCTTCGTAGAGTTACGCTGTCTACTACGGCCACTAATATTATACTTTATACTCCTTTTAGCGGGTTTGACCCCGAGTCACGTGCCGGAGGAGCCTCATCTAATGCACAAGGCTTTACTGCATTGGACTACCCCGGTGTGGCCAGCTTCTTTTTCTCGGTTAACCTTTCTCTATAA